gagtaaaagtgtcagcatccaaggaaatgttatcaattacagctttgtaatgttactgaaattgtctttccttttcagcatcatccacaatcattgactcactagcaatggctggatccacccttatttctcctgtacatgcttttctctcaaaatctctcttttgttgcatcagggtctcaccctggctccccaccctcacaccctcaccttcacctactaaggtgggactcctctcactcacttttgccaatcctgaataaatggattgctgagtttcactcttttcctctccttttgcctgggagcaacccagcctctcactcaatgcactctcctctctcagtcctaagagtgactgtactaccactaaatcttctgcacttgaaataattgaagtttgaagttgtgcatagatactcgacggataagtgatatccatcgagtgggTGGTAatgctatctgacggataactgctgttaagcttatctgacgggatacaatcactactcgacggatgagcaatatccatcgagagagtagaaatgaatgaggtgggaagagaaactattgttgactctgtgttgattgaagttatttgaggcacagatgtcacaatagtatctgaaagaattggcaagtgagccaacaaatcatctaaaagatgatgctcacttgcactagattttggcttccccaacagagttaaagaaggggaatcaggaattgaagtgtttatcatatccacttccagagagtttgttggtgagtatggtgtttcagatgcttctattattagagattttggctgtgactccacatttattggagccacatcaaactgaatttgagaaagtgcagggactgtgtctttagcaccagtttgcactgtgtgtgtgccctgtgcatccctagTGGTTTTGgctttcttctttcttgtgtaagtttggggtgagcttgtgtccctaacccttttggcctgtgctcttggctgagagctttgttcaataactacatccttttgggaggatgcagctagaagtgagcttttgtcctttttaagcactacagtttgttgagaaactgcagtgtggctaggctgggattcactcaactctccaaccttatccttggggtttctttgatgttcaccccttccctcacctaacttaccctccttcacactcccctctttggctttggtggatttttcaactggtaccttttgagagataccagagggggttttctttgatttggatttagataTGTAGTAGTTTTGACAGCTTTGGAAgacaactgtttggtcattgtcacagttgtcatagctactcctgaactcaaagaaattgaggaggttggaatagttgaagggatgggtgaacttacctcacttacctgaggtgtctgcattacaggaaagtagaacattggcacatccctgtgatggttggctctgttcaagtctgcaatgagtcttctctcttgaacccaacaagccagtttgttgtttgggttctcaagcacaatttcttgacatatatggttagccaataacatgaaaaatctagcataatacacattctttcctcttttagctaactcacctagtttaaaacctaactcaattaagacaaggtcactgaaattgtaaaatttatctgtgactagcatgtatagcatgttaagcatggaaatgtttacagaatcaaaattactgattttttcagagaaaaccttagtaactacatcacacatgaaactccaatccttcctaagacccattcttctaatatcacttagtttagaagtaggaagtgcataatgcatggaattaagcatattgataagatcagtgtcagtgtgtggtgaagtcacattattatcaggaattttgaaacatgcttttatcacatcactattgatacagaattcgttacctttgatggttagagtgatggtcttgtcagtagagttgtagattgcagtggtccacatctcttcaacaacttcacagaaaattgtgggtgattccagcatggcgtagtttaacttgcagttcttcacaaagtccatcatcttgtgatagtcttctgattgctgaatacccttattgaccaaagcagtgaagttattcttctcataaatgaacccagtttgagacataatctttactacaggtgtcattgttagagaatgaaagcttgaagagaaagagaatatttgcttgagagagaatgaaattaaaagcagttgaatttgagaatgataaaagaaaataattggaatgaaataagcttttatactatctcaaaaacaacggataaaaataataaagaagagtaaattaaccaatagaaattgcttAAAAttgccgtttaaaaataaactgtaaaaattccacccattatccgtcgtgtaatgcttacaaactgtaagtatactcgatggataatgttcagggaattaacggctgagatttagacaattcgacggatgaggataaactgttatccgtcgagttttaaaagattcccagaaaggtaattgatttttattggcAAATAGTATAttgacggatgactaaactcgatggataagggtcatccgtcgagatgcaaattttgacttagccaaaatttcatcctagacttaaaaatcagctaaatttctggctacttttcaacttgcaaaataactcagataaattaagagtaattaagcatacctaactcacttaccaaccttgaaaaggtggattcatccaatggcttggtaaagatatctgcaagttgcttctcacttggaacaaaacgtaactccacagtaccattcatcacatgttcccttatgaaatggtacttgatgtctatgtgctttgtccttgaatattgcactggattttcagtgatggcaattgcacttgtgttatcacagaaaataggaatcctctcaacttgcaaaccatagtctagcagttgatttttcatccataaaatatgtgcacagcaactgccagcagcaatatattcagcttcagctgtagaagtagaaactgaattttactttttactgaaccaggacacaagcttgtttcctagaaattgacaggttcctgttgtgctctttctttcaattctacaacctgtataatctgcatctgaataatcagttagatcaaaaccagaatctctagggtaccaaatgccaagttttggtgttcccttgagatatctgaaaattctcttaatagctatcaagtgagattctctaggatcagcctgaaatctagcacacaaatatgtagcaaatattatatctggcctactagctgttaagtacagaagtgagccaaccatgcctctataacttgaaatatccacaaacttttcagtagtgtttaattcaagcttagttgcagtggccatgggagtttttgcagatgtgcaatccattagatcaaacttctttaaaagataaaaaatatatttagtttgactaatgaatattccatcactaacttgcttaacttgtaaaccaagaaagtaagtcagttctcccatcatactcatttcatacttactttgcatcaatttggcaaactttttacaaagtttctcatctgtagagtcaaaaataatatcatctacataaatttgaacaagtatgctagagccattaatatttctataaaataaagttttatctacagtacctcttgtgaagtgattttccaaaaggaactttgataaagtgtcataccaggctctaggtgcttgcttcagtccataaagtgctttcagaagataatagacatactttggaaaatttggatcttcaaagccaggaggttgactgacatatacttcttcctccaaatctccattcagaaaggcacttttgacatccatttgatagaccctgaaattggcatgggctgcataggctaagaagattctgatggcttcaagtcttgcaacaggagcaaatgtttcatcaaaatctattccttcttgttggcaatagcctttagcaaccaatctagctttgttcctgactactatgccattttcatccatcttgtttctgaatacccatttggtgtctattggattctttcctttaggcttgggtaccagcttccatactttattcctttcaaattggtttagctcctcctgcatagctaaaatccaatcaggatctaacaaagcttcttctaccttctttggttcttcctttaaCAGAAAGCTGCtttatagacattcttcctgagttgctctccttgtctgaactctagaagaaacatcaccaattataagttgaaaagggtgatcttttgtccatttcctttgttgaggtagattagctctagatgaagagacctcaagattttcttgatgtgtgactgagttttgattgctagaaactccccctgagtttgtggatctttgatttgagaaaggggtactttctataggtgatctactttgacttcctgctccttttgataacccgacggatggtgaattttgagtaccaacggatgaggcaggttgtcttccgacggataacacagattgcctcccgatggatgaagcattatgcaactcgacagatgtaaagttttgtgcttcattggtagtggatttatctgcattatccttagacactgtttcttgatcactttcatcatcactttcatcactagccatctccacattgtcaaatttaaggctctcatggtaatctccatcttttagtccttcaatctttttatcatcaaacacaacatgtatagattccacaacaatgttggttcttagattgtagactctatatgctttaccaatagcatatccaacaaaaattccttcatctgctttagcatctaacttcccattttgatcagtttgatttctcagaatatagcatttacagccaaagacatgaagaaagtttagagttggcttcttgttcttgaacaattgataaggagtcatcCGTCTTGCatgattaatcagagaaatgttctgagtgtaggatgcagtatttacagcttcagcccagaaatatgttggtaattttgattcttcaagcattgtccttgcagcttcaataagtgaaatgttcttcttttccactactccattctgttgtggagtccttgctgctgaaaactcatgcaagatcccattttcttcacaaaatgctctcatgacatagttcttgaactcagttccattgtcactcctgattcttctaaccttgaaatcaggatgattgttaacttgccttatgtgattgatgatgatttcactagcctcgtctttagactttaggaaatatgtccaagagaactttgagaaatcatctacaattactaggcaaaatctttttcttgaaattgacaatacattgactggtccaaacaaatccatgtgaagcagttgcaaaggcacttcaattgctgaatcaagtttcttcctgaatgatgctttaatctgcttccctttttggcaggcatcacacagtccatcctttgtaaactccactagaggaatgcctcctactagttctttctttaccagctcattcatggtcttgaagtttaagtgggatagcttcttgtgccatagccaactttcaacttgacttgctttactgagaagacaagttacagattcagctttagttgagttgaaatcagctaggtaaacatttcctcttctcacaccagtgagaaccactttgttgctttgattattagtcacaacacaagcttttttgttgaaggttactgaattgcctttgtcacaaagctggctgatactcaacagattgtgtttgagaccattcactaaggcaacctcctctatgatgacattgtcctttgaaatcaagccatatcccacattataacccttactgtcatctccaaaagtaatacttgggctagctctctccttaaactctgtgagcagggtagaatcaccagtcatgtgtcttaaacaaccactatccaagtaccaaagattccttctgtttccctgcacacatcaaaattaaatcaagttgattttggtacccaagtttccttgggtcctgccttgttagctttcttcttctgtttcttaggtcttaactcatttaacttaggaatttcatattcttccttagtcatttgggttgggcctttgaaactatttaatgcaacagaattatcatgcatattgtGACTAccaggaaatgacatgcttggtgtaaacatgttattccagtagggcatgctaaatggcatttgaggcaaactgtatgcagcataatatggattaggtgcaaatggcatattagcaaactgtgcattcatgttccgtgtaggcatagcattaacaggcatgggagacATTGCATTCATGtgaggaaattgagactgaacagacatgggagtaggcatggcagatttgcaattaacagacagatgatttatactaccacacttgacacagatttttctaggagcatatttatcaggtgtgtagttattgtgtttgttaatccctactttaccattcctattgtttttccttttagtctctgtttttacctcaattttctcaagtctgtcacttaactgtttgacagtcatgtgaccaatattagcctttttccctttcttagcttgacttgactctcctgaaacaaagttcttggaaacagacccatacttctcatttagcttaattagtttggctttgctaatggccttgcttacagccgacggatgaggattttcatcattcgacggataacactttttgttatccgacggatagtcctcattatccgtcgagtctacatctgttagtaGACCATCTACCAAATTGGGTTCTAGtttttctttgttctttttccagacttcatcacaaaaagactcaattccttgaactttggtgatttgagcatggacatccctggatgttttccatgcttttatcacctcttattcacgctcgagctgcttctttaaaatctcttcctttttcatggactcagttaattcctccttggcaatattacactcaatttttaatttctcaaaatcaataaactgagactcaagcacattattcctctcacttaaaaacaagttattttctttgattttagcattttctttagtaagagacttaagtgtaacacacaaatgatacaattctatagacatgtcatttatggcatcattacactcagctttagataaatataaaaggtttgtagtgattacctgattgcttgaggaacttgtctctgtttcatcagacttggccattagggctagattgacatagctgacatcttcatcttcatccaaaccatcagctgcccagtcattctcttgtgtaataaaagccctttccttttgtttaagtagatcaaagtatttttgcttataatccacagactcaaaccttttcttactggaatctgactttctacactcatttacaaaatgccctgccaagccacatttgaaacatttgaattttgacttatccaccatgtttctatttggcttggctgctccaaagttcttcttgaacttgagcttggcaaatctcctggaaagaaatgctaggtgctcatcaatgtcctacatgtcatcttggctcaatgaatcttcactttctgctgcaagcccatcgcccttattctcacagacctttgaagttgattcaacagcctccatcttcacttccttctccttttccaaatcagcaacaagtgcaatggatcctcctttcttctttcctctctccatcctttcatcctgctctatctcaagctcataggtcttcaggatgccatacagtctctccaaagtaaactccttataatcttgtgagtttctcaatgagactgtcattggtttccattcctttggaagagatctaagaaatttcatattggagtctttagtctgatagactcttctatgcaacttaagagcatttagtaggttttggaatctactaaaaatgtcagtgagtgactcactttcctcattgtgaaaatgctcatattgctgaatcaagagctgcattttattttctctaacttgctcagtgccatgacatattatctgtatagtatcccagacttccttggctgttttgcagtttataatgttgtcaaacatgtctgcatcaactccattgaacagaatgttcatggcctttttatcattcctgacttgttcagtgtcaggatcagaccattcatgccttggtttgggaacagatggctcgtttcctgttgcagctctcattggaacgtgagggcctctttctatgcagtccacataggcctcatcttgagaaaacatatgaagatgcatctttaccttccaatgatggtaattatctttatcaagaaaaggaattttaactccaacatctttcttgttcatcttgctgaattgttttgatctttaaactctttgtagattatGAGCTTGCTCTggtaccaattgttagtcccttaacaatatagcaagaattacagaagggggttgaatggaattcttgaacctttttctcgaaataaaaatgttcaactcgaatatagatataagtgttttgattagcacaatgcggaatagaaacttaattgaatcaaaacataagtaattaaaaacaagagtctttaaaaaatttctggtggatttaaacaattccactagagatatatattatatatcgagaggactatgtgtgcaggaatgctcacagctgcttacaaattgaattgctgagaatacaggaaatgctaataattctgcttacaaagatttctctatttttgtgtttctcagctctctctttctatttgctacattcttggtttatatatcaccaaaattacaaagtcaaaaagactgaacaaatataaaaactatcagtcttaagctttgctgcttttcgtcctctattacccggttaatgggcttccacagtagatttgtatacatctcgacggctgtgctcagctttcactattcaactgctgtttgaattctttattagttgagtacatgatcatccgtcgggttgttgatcatccgtcgggttgttgatcatccgtcggttgctttgtaggttatccgtcgggtagcaatcaagcatatgacttcactttacttatacagaattacaagacatcatttatgtacaattaatcaacctattctgcatatctagttaaagtcaacatgacttatatgccactacagattctatacaaaggtgcatacataactgtgctacagacttattattacataagctactcactcgatggataataagttaacatccgtcgggactataatgagttatccgtcgggactttaattcttatccgtcgagtgctacattatttcactaagtaaaatccacttagatgttttgtttatgaaatcatcaagtacacaacatatgcacaacaacaGCCATCCCAGCATGTGTCTCAGCCACCCCAGACTATTGCCTCATCTAGTAGGCCCGCGAAGCTTGCATCCCGCAGGATGAAAGAAGAGAAGTGGAGTATCACTAAGAGTCTCAGCATGACAAAGAAGAATGCTATATATTCAGATTGGGGATGGTGCTTTGGGATGGAGCCGAGAATTCCCGGTGGTCTTACTGTTCAAGATTATCACGTTCATGCATCAGCTATGCAGAGTCTGGCTCCAGGAACATGGGTTGATGACAGGATCATATACACTTATATGGTATTGTTCGTTACTCGTTGCTAATACATTTTAGTTTTCTAATACATTTTAGTTGTCTAATATATTTTTAGTTGTTGGATTCATTTTACTTGTTGCATTTATTTTACTTGTTGCATTCATATATATTTTCAGGGATTGCTAAGGAGTCGGGAGGAGGAGATTCACACTGGAGGTATATGGGAGAGGAAACTCGTCTATTACTTTATGGATCCCTACTTCATGGTGCTTGGGAAAGGACATGTGAAGAAAATCTAGAAAAGTATCGAGGATCGGTGGAGATACATTGCAGAGGGCATGGAATAAAGCATTACGTAGTTTTACTAGTTTTGCCACTGCTACTGTTGGTCCATCTGTTCTCGAGGTGGACTACATATTCATCCTCTGTTATGTCAGAGATGTGCATTGGGTTTTGTTCATGTTCGGTACTAGACGATTTGAAGGTCTTATCATAGATTCAATGAATGACGAGCCGGATTATCATGAGGATATACGAGTGATGGTATATTCCTTTACTTGTCTACTATTACTGTCTTCTATATAGTCCTTACCAATTGTATATTGTATTCATTCTCGGATTATAATTTCATTACAGTCATGGTTGTTGCCGAAGCTATTGCATATGATATAGCCAGTCGAGGGGCGTGACCCTACTTCAGCCGAGGTCCTAGCTCTACCGTCCAGACCAAAGCAACGAAACTCCAATGATTGCGGTGTTTATGTGATGAAATATATGGACTACTTCACACAAGGATATGACTTAGCTGAGGTACCGAATTGGTCGCAAGAGGAGGTAGATACCTTTAGGTATTGGATAGCCAGGGAGCTTCATCAAGGGAAGGCAAGGGGGATTCCCGGGATTCGTATGCGTAGACGTCACGAAGCTTCGTAGTACTTATGTGGTTGGATTTTATTTCGTATGTAGTTGAATTTTATTTCGTATGTAGTTGGATTTTATTTCGGATGTAGTTGGACTTTATTTGGTTTATTTGGTTTATTTGGTTTGACGTAGTTTAATTTTGCTAGATTTTGGTTgttttgtggaatttggattgTTGTCGATTTTGGTGGGTTTTTGTGGATTTTGGTGGATTTTTGTGAATTTTGGTGGATTTTGGTGGATTGTTGTGAATTTTGgtggattgttgtgaatttggtggattgttgtgaatttggatTTGGTTGGGTTGTATGCAGGTTGGATTCTGATTTTGGTGGATTCTGCTCTGTTTGTAGTCTACAAAAAAAATGCCAGACCCAATCGCGGAAATTTTCCGCAGTCCCTCTCCAGCCCAACCGCGGAAAAGTTCTGCGGTCTGTGTGTTTGGTTTTTTGCCCAAAAAATAGAGCACAAAACAGAGTAGAGGCAGAGTAAATAGCACAAACCTTCTGTtgaaatttattaatttttagaAGTTGGTCCTAAACTAACTTCCAAAAATCGAAACCACTCTCAAAAGTCTTAAAATATGGTAATGAGtgatttcaaaaaaaaaattcattttttacaTTAAATTGAAAATTCCTTAAAAAGTCAACAAAAGTTAACATTTTGTCCAAATGTTAAAAAAAAACTTTTCAATACATTTCATAACAATTTCTAATGTATAGTTGgacttgtaaattttaattttcaaTCTTAAATTTATAGGGAGGCTTTCAATCTTAAATTTCATACTTGAATTCATAGAAAATACATAGGTTCGAATGAAAGTGACACGATCAATACAATCCACTAAATTTACGAAATATATTGATCCTAACAAAAAATACCTAGTATATTAGAAAGACCACCGGATAACCGGTGTTGAGCAACTCATTGCGTAGTATCCACGAAGCATGCAATATGGTAGAGAACAAGTACACAACCATCACAGATATGCCCTTCCGTAAGTTTCCACGGTAAGGGTTGGAGTCGTTCCAAATGGTAACGGAAATGGTACTCGAGCCATCGGAGAGATGAAATATTATAAAACATGTGTCGCGTTCCCTCTTCGTCCCTCCTGTTAGGTGTGAAACCCAACCCTTTACATATTCAATGCGCATTTGGTCCATATTACAACCCTCACGAGGCCTCAAGTTTACAATATCAGCAATCCGATCACATTTAACAAGCTTACCGCCATTCAATCCGGATTTTTTCCATTTTCCATCGGGCGTGTTGTTTCCCAAATTCAAGATCGGAAGGAATTACGGATCCGGATGAGAGTTCATCAATCTCCACGGTTCAGTACCCTCCATCCAATTGCATGCCTCGATCCAATTTTTGGCCCTATAAGCCTCCTCATCGGGTAGATACAAGTCTGTTTCCTCTTCCTCCACATGAGGCGGCTCGTCATTGTCCACGAGGGGAATCAACACGGCACATGCATCTTCCATCTCACTAAAGGTTGGTGAGACCACATCTTCCTCGTCATTGTCCTCATACCATGAGTCTCTTGGTAGGGAGTCCGAGAATTTGTTGCTAACGTGGGAAATCGAATCACAACTATGATCGGAGTTGTTGTCACCACTATACTCGCTAGTCATGTTACCTATCACAATAAAACTCAATTATATGACAATAATTGGAaattatatgacaataaaatataacaaaaaaGAAAGCAATATTAAAAGCTCAAAATTCAAATCCATAAAAAAATTACAACATTCGGTTACAAATGCTACACTACTAATTATATTGCAATTCTTGATCATTTTTAAGATCTTCTAGTCTACTAGCACACTTTCTTTTGTCATAGCCTTCCATTTGACAATAGGTGCACTTTCTTGGCGGCTTCTCCTTTTTACCAATCGATTCTATGGGACTTTTGAAACGAACGTCCTTTTTTCTCCCTTTAGTTTGGGACATAATAGGGTCAAGAATTGGTTCTTCATGAGCACTTGCATTTGGAGCATGAGAATTGCTTTCGTAAGATTTAATTCCATCAACGCTCATTCTTTCGAGAATTGGTATTTCTCGATTCATCACTCCAACGACATAATCATACCGTTCTTTGGATGCAATGCTAGTTTGACAAAAACTCATGGTTAACATTGTCATGCTATTAAATCAATCGGTTGAGGTCATCTCATGACTTTG
The sequence above is drawn from the Apium graveolens cultivar Ventura chromosome 2, ASM990537v1, whole genome shotgun sequence genome and encodes:
- the LOC141691199 gene encoding ubiquitin-like-specific protease ESD4, which codes for MKEEKWSITKSLSMTKKNAIYSDWGWCFGMEPRIPGGLTVQDYHVHASAMQSLAPGTWVDDRIIYTYMGLLRSREEEIHTGGIWERKLVYYFMDPYFMRAWNKALRSFTSFATATVGPSVLEVDYIFILCYVRDVHWVLFMFGTRRFEGLIIDSMNDEPDYHEDIRVMPVEGRDPTSAEVLALPSRPKQRNSNDCGVYVMKYMDYFTQGYDLAEVPNWSQEEVDTFRYWIARELHQGKARGIPGIRMRRRHEAS